CGCATGTCACGGGATGACATTGATAAATACACGGATGAGATGTATCAGGCGACCAAGCATATGTTTGAACAATAATACGATCACTGTTGCGAATCTGTTTCGTTTGTATCTGTTTTATTGTACGATGCACATGATTTTATGTATGAATGGACTCTATTGCAGCACCTTAACAACTCGCCCATAAACTGGCGAGTTGTTTTTATTTGGAGCGATTGTGATCAACAAAATAATATTGAACATCTACCTCACGGACATAGCATCTAAGCTAGCATAGCTACCCATAATCATACTGTTCTCCATTTCTATTGCAAACAAGGACTGAAACGACGGGACGCTATGTAGAAAGCTGCTTCAGAAATGCACGTAATTGCTGCGAATTGCGAATCGTAATAATCCGCTTCTGACCTTCGACGTTGCGCAATTTATCTAACGTTTGTGGACGGCTTCGTTTGCGATAATTCCATATCCATTTGATAAATGCCCAGTCGATCTTTTCATTGCAGCCTTCGTTCATATCAGGGCGGCTTTTGCCATGATATTGCATACGTCGCTTGATCACGCGGTACAAACAGAGCCAGCGCGGCATGTCCAGATGAATGATCGTATCGGCATATTGAAGACGAATATCTATCGTGCTTCCGTAATTGCCGTCGATAATCCAGCGGTCTGCCTGTGCAAATTCTTCGACCACTCTCTTCCACTGTTGTTTGTCCGTCGGCTGCCAGTTTGCTTGCCAGAAATGCGCGTCCATGTGAATGACCGGAATCTGTAACAGCTCATGAAGCTTTCTCGCCAACGTCGATTTGCCAGCCCCGGAGCAGCCGATAATCATAATTTTCTGCATGATTGTCCCTCCCTTTTCAGTTTTTGCTTTTGATATGGTTATCTTCATTCCTTTTGTCGTATGGTTGTATGCTAAACAAGTGCATCTTCATGCTAAGTCGAAGTCAAAATAACGTCCGATTCAACTCACAGTAGAATCGGACGCTATTCGTATGTTTTAAGAAATTGCTGGCAGGATTATCGTGCTAGGAATGGCTTGCCGGATTATATTTTTGAGTTTGGTAATCAACCCAACCATCTACATGCTTTTTATAGAACATCTTTTTGCCGGATGCAGTTTGAAGATACGGCAGGAATTGATACAGATCGTAGATGCCTCCGCCCATTTGCTGCTTGGTCGCTTTATCCTTTTGTAAAATAGCCTCTACATCAGCTACATCGACTCCAAGATACGCAGCAACCTCCTGCTCATTCATGACATCCATTTGTACACTCGACGGTATGGCTTCCGAATGATCGCTCTCCGTTGTCGCTCTAGCATTCGCAGACGTACTCAATATGTAAAAGCCACTTACGATCGACAGACCGATGATAACCGAGCATGTCAGTGCGATCACTACGATAGATGTTTTATTCATTTATGAAGCCTCCTGCTAACGAATGAATCTCGATGATGTATGTCACTCCACATTTTGACGATACTTCGCACACGCGAGTTCCCATTCTTCCAAAGACAACATCTCCGTCATATGCTTCATCTCTTCCGGTACATCCACAAAACACATGAACTCCAAGCTATTGCCATCTGGATCTTCAAAATAAACCGAAGCATTCCCCTGATTAGGTCTTACAAATGGATCAATCGTCGTACGTTCGCGGAAAGGCACGGGTTCAATATCCAATGCTCTTAACCACTGTACACTTTCCTTGAGATGATCATAACTGACTCGAAACGCAAAATGTCGTAGCGATGGATGATAAGGTGTCGCATATTCCTTCCCTGCCCACAATCCAAGCCAGCTTTTTTCTTTTTCGATCCAGAAAAATACGATATCTTCACTTTTCCATGCTAGCTCCAAACCCAGTTTGGAATAAAATTCAATCGATTGCGCCAGATTGCTAACCGGCACATGAGCTTCATATAATCCTAAAATCATTGTCTCTTCACTCCCATTCAAATCGTTGTATAATCATATCTGCTACTATTTCTGGGGATAATTCTGTATTATTGATCCGTATATAATTTGCCGTTTGAATTTCACCCGGCAGTGAATTCAAGCGATATTGCTGATGTGTATTCAATAACTCGTTTTCCGACCAAGCAAGATCACGTTTACTCGGCTTGTGATGCAATCGATTTTCCGTTTGATTACGCAGCAGTCGTTCATCCACATTCGCTTCCAATTCGACCAGATAGATACTTGCACCCGACGACTTAAATACATTTAACGTTTCTTCTATGTAGTCCCAGTCACTTTGCAAATCAAACGCCCAGACATACGTGAAAATCAATCCTTTTAATTCACTTCTTGCTGCCTCTTCAAATATTCCTTGGCGGATCAGACCGACTAGACGCTTGCCAGCAGGTGTCCCATAATCGAAAAACTGCGATACTAAATCAATCGACATGTGGTTGTGAAACAATTTGAAATCTGTTTTTGCTGCCAAATGCTGACCTACTGTCATTTTGCCCACCGCCTGCGGACCAAACAATATAACAAAATTCATATTCTCCCTCCCTTCAGCTTTTTTTAATTTATTTCCTCTTTGCACTTGTATCATTTTACCAATTCTAAGCGATATCGTCATCCTTGCTATCTAAATCGTCATAATCCCCTTCTTCTGTCAAGGATTTGACAAAATTTCAAACCATAACGTGATACTGTATGGTATGGATGTGTTTATGTTATACTTATAGGCACTACTCTATGGAAGGAGGCAACAGACTTGGGAAGGCGTTAGCAATTTATACTGATTTCTCCGTTCCTGTATATTGTCTCCTTCATACGGAATTTCTGCGTAATAGGCGATCATGTAACCGAACGAATCCACTGTCGGATGGGCGCACGTTTATAATGCCCCAAAGTTAAAATTGAGTTTTACATCGGAAGATTGAGTCCTGTATAGGAAGATTGATGTTTGCATCACAGGATTTATATGGAAATGACAGCGTTTATCACTTGAAATACACATCTGCTTAAAGCTACATGTCCTTCAAGGCATGCAGCATCGAACATCTCTTAGTTTACTATTTCTATTGTGGAGGTGAATCCCTCGCACGAGGGAAATCATTGGACCTAACAACGATAATCAATTTGTTTATTCTGGTTGTACTGCTCGCATTAACCGCGTTCTTTGTCGCTTCCGAGTTTGCCGTCGTTAAGGTACGGGCATCCCGACTTGACCAGCTGATTCAAGAAGGCAATACAAAAGCAATCATCGCCAAAAAAGTTGCCCATGATCTGGACTATTATTTGTCTGCCTGTCAGCTCGGTATTACGGTGACAGCACTCGGACTTGGTGCAATCGGTAAACCGGCGGTAGAGCTGCTGCTGTATCCGGTATTCGACTTTTTCAACATTTCGGCTGCCGCAGCCTCGGTTGCTTCGTATGCGATTGCCTTTTTCCTTGTCACGTTCCTGCACGTTGTTGTCGGTGAAATGGCTCCGAAGACGCTGGCGATTCAGTTTGCAGAGAAGATGACATTGCTACTGGCAAGCCCGCTCTATTGGTTCGGACGGATTATGTATCCGTTGATCTGGGCGCTGAACGGAACGTCCCGCGTATTGCTCCGTGCCTTTGGCGTAAAGCCTGCCGGACATGAACAGGTATATTCAGAAGACGAATTGAAGATTATTATGACGCAAAGCTATGAAGGCGGCGAGATTAACGAAACCAAGCTGTCCTATATGGAAAATGTCTTTTCATTCGACGAACGAGTAGCACGCGATATTATGATTCCGCGTACGCAGATGGTCACACTGGATCGCGATCTGGATTACAGTGAGATTGTGAGTATCTTGGACGAGCATTACTACACTCGTTATCCAGTCACCTCAGATGAAAATAAGGACCAGATTATTGGAATGATCAATGCGAAGAAGATGCTGCCGCATATTATTAACGGCACCACCGCTAAGCTGGACGAGTTTATTCGTCCGTTGCCTTTCATTTCGG
The DNA window shown above is from Paenibacillus sp. JQZ6Y-1 and carries:
- a CDS encoding VOC family protein — protein: MILGLYEAHVPVSNLAQSIEFYSKLGLELAWKSEDIVFFWIEKEKSWLGLWAGKEYATPYHPSLRHFAFRVSYDHLKESVQWLRALDIEPVPFRERTTIDPFVRPNQGNASVYFEDPDGNSLEFMCFVDVPEEMKHMTEMLSLEEWELACAKYRQNVE
- a CDS encoding DNA topology modulation protein, producing the protein MQKIMIIGCSGAGKSTLARKLHELLQIPVIHMDAHFWQANWQPTDKQQWKRVVEEFAQADRWIIDGNYGSTIDIRLQYADTIIHLDMPRWLCLYRVIKRRMQYHGKSRPDMNEGCNEKIDWAFIKWIWNYRKRSRPQTLDKLRNVEGQKRIITIRNSQQLRAFLKQLST
- a CDS encoding hemolysin family protein gives rise to the protein MDLTTIINLFILVVLLALTAFFVASEFAVVKVRASRLDQLIQEGNTKAIIAKKVAHDLDYYLSACQLGITVTALGLGAIGKPAVELLLYPVFDFFNISAAAASVASYAIAFFLVTFLHVVVGEMAPKTLAIQFAEKMTLLLASPLYWFGRIMYPLIWALNGTSRVLLRAFGVKPAGHEQVYSEDELKIIMTQSYEGGEINETKLSYMENVFSFDERVARDIMIPRTQMVTLDRDLDYSEIVSILDEHYYTRYPVTSDENKDQIIGMINAKKMLPHIINGTTAKLDEFIRPLPFISESMPIQQAMLRMQQKRVHMALVVDEYGGTAGLLTMEDVLEELVGEIRDEFDADEVNDIRQTGEGQYLINGRVLLDDLERRFGIAFDDRYDTDTIGGWILHHKGTDIGEGERLEQAERIWTVTEKDDMQITWVSLNYSPAQEA
- a CDS encoding AAA family ATPase, translated to MNFVILFGPQAVGKMTVGQHLAAKTDFKLFHNHMSIDLVSQFFDYGTPAGKRLVGLIRQGIFEEAARSELKGLIFTYVWAFDLQSDWDYIEETLNVFKSSGASIYLVELEANVDERLLRNQTENRLHHKPSKRDLAWSENELLNTHQQYRLNSLPGEIQTANYIRINNTELSPEIVADMIIQRFEWE